CAGGTCACCCAGGCCCGCAAGCAGGAGGGCTCAGGCCAGTTCACACTGTCCGGAGCCGTGCACTTGCAGGTGTgtggccagccctgccccaccagCCCCACCCGGGTGGGCTCTGCGGAGACCCCTCTGAGGGACACTCACAGCCAGGGCGTCCTGCAGCCCGTGTTGGCCCCCACCGGTGACAAGCCTGTCACCACCAAGCAGCCCACACCCACCCCCCTGaccggagcccagagcccagccttAGCCCATGTCCACCCCGCAGGGCAAGGGCCAGGGCCACCTGAGCCGGAAGAAGATGGTCACCATCCCTGCGGGCAGCGTCCTTGCCTTCGGGGTGGCCCAGCTGGTCATTGGCTCTGACTGGGGTgagcgggggctgggggtggcaggaggcGTCTGGCTGCACAGCCCGCTGGGCACGAGCCATCAGAGCAGGACCTGCGGTGGCAGGGGAGCCCCTGGTGGGGGTGCTGGGAGCTGCTGACCTGCCCTCCCTGTCATTCTCGCTGCCTCCCAgacatcctcctcctcccagagaaGAAGTGGAAGACGTTCCAGCCGCTCCCCCCAGGTGAGGCCCGAGCACCTCCCGGCCCAGCCTTCTTGGCCTCTGAGGCTTGGGACAGAGGGGCTGTTTGGCCCCATCTGCCTGCCAGGGtcagaggagcagagagggactgcgggggcccaggggaggcctctgctgctgccctccctggcccttCCCCGTGTCCTGCCTGAGGCACGAGTCTTCCTGTGACGCAGGTGACAAGCCACGGAGCTCCAGCTACTCCCTTGTGCCACATTCTGGGTTTGAGGCAGGTCAGTGGCCCCTGCATGCTCCTGGAACCCCCACGGGGTCGGTGCCTCCTGACTAGGGCGTCCAGGGCCCTGCGGGCAGCCGGGCAGTGCCGCACTCGTTCCCTACAGATGCGCCGGCCGAGTGGCCGGTGCTCACGGAAGACTTCCAGGGCCTTCGGGCAGAGGTGGAGGCCAagctgctggagctggagtgCTGGGACAGGAGGCTGAGCCGGAAGCTGCTGGGGGGCCTGGCGCCCTTGCTGCGGGACCACCaggccctgggggccctggagTCGCTGGTGAGCAGAGGGGAAGCCAGGCTGCGGGTGGGGCCTGCCCGGCTGCCCAGGCTCACAGCCCGTGCGTGCCCccagctggagcagggcctgggccgcGAGGAGCCGCAGCCCCAGGACGGCCCAGCCAGAGCCGTGTTCGAGTGCCTGCCACGTGCCTCCGGGGCACTGGTGATGGAGGTCGCCAACCCCATCTTCTACCTGGTCGGGGCACTGACCGGTGAGCCCCGGGGGCGCCAGAAGGGAGGGACCTGGGCTCTCCCGGCTGAGCTGGCAAGGACCCGTCTCCTCCCGGTCTCTCCCCAGTGCTGAGCGGAACTCAGCAGGAGCTGCTGGCCCGGGCGCTGGAGACAGGGGCCCTGGTGGGGCAGCTGGAGCTGGTGAGTGTGTGCGGGGTGCAGGGCACGGCTGGCCCGTGGGCGGTGGCCCCGGGCGGCTCTGGGAAGGGGTGCAGTGAGCAGACGCTGCGTCACCGGCTTACTCATGCCCCTGCCTGGCAGGTGGGGAGCTTCCTGGAGCAGAGTGTCCCCTGGGAGGAGCGCAGCACGgtgcccctgccccccacgctcctggggagcagctggggcgaGGACGCGGCCGCCTGGACCTTGCTGGAAGAGTGTGGCCACGAGCCACAGGCGGGCGCCCCGGAGGTGTGCTGGGAGCCGCAGGCCCAGGGCCCCACGTGTGCGCTCTACGCCTCCCTGGCACtgctggccaggctgagccagtaGCCCTGCCAGCCGGCATGGCTGGGCCAGCTCTCACGGTGCCTGGGAGCTGGCGGCACCCAGTAAACGCGGTGTGTGGAGCCAAGAGTGGTCACGGCCTGTCTgaggggccctgggcaggagTGGGGGGACACGGGGGCTCACAGCAGGCACCaaggggcagggggagcctgCCCTGTCCTCGCTCGGGCTTGGCCAGTCCAAGCCACCAGCCGCATGGCCGTGCTGGCTTGCCCGAGCCTCGGTGCTGCTGGGGACGGTGGTAACCCAGGCGCTGAGCCTGACCCCGCGGCCACGCGGGAGGGGAGTGGGCCCGCGGTGCCGCTGGGTTTGCCGACAAGGATCCCCGGCGGTACCCTGGGGTGCAGACAAGCCTGTGCTGGGAGGAGTGAGCGCCCACCGGCCTTGGAGCCCGGCTTCTTCTGTCCTGAGAGACACCCGGGAGctctcctgcccagcccccgcccttcctccctctctccctcactgggGGGTCTGGGGCTTCCTGGCCTCTCTGGCACCTCCCTGGGTGTTGAATCCCCTGGCACCATCAGCCCTGGAGGATATCCGGACGAACACACCAGGTCGTGCCCCTAGCTTCACaaagagccagccctgggcacggCGGCAGGGGCCCTGACCCCCGTCGGCTCTGTGCGTGCTGCACTCGGCACGCCCCTCCTATCCAGAGAGCCCCAGCCTGACCCCACACCCGGAACCGGCCTGACCTTTAGCCCCGCCACGGGGCCGACCCTTACCCTCGCCGGCCTGAGCGAACAGACACCCAGCCTTGGATCTACACACTTCCTTCATTTCGTAAGATGTATTtgcagagagacctcccatctgctggttcactgctcagaatGGTTGCAAAAGCCAGATCcgcgtctcccacgcgggtgcaggggtccaagcacttgggccatcttcctctgccttcccaggccaccagcaccgagacggatgggaagtggagtggctgggacttgaaccagcgccccgtGCGATAGCGGCCCTGTAAGCAGCTGTTTAACCACAACGCAGGCCCCGTCTGTTCGCTTAAAGTGCTTCACCCCTCCCAGGCCGTGCACACGTCCTGTGGGCAGGCGTTCCAGGTGGGACCCGGCCAGGGCCAGCGGCTGGGGGGGAGACTCCCGGCGGCGGGGGCTCCCCAGGGCCTCTCCCCGCGCGCTCAGCCAGGGCACAGGGTGCTGCCAGCAGTGTCCCGGCCTGGTCACCTGACCCCACGGTGTGGTCCTGGCCTGTGCTGTGCTGCTCAGTGCCACCTTTCAGAGGAGACCGCACTCAGGGAGGACCCACCAGGATAGGCGGGGGGTGGCCAGTAGGGTCCAGTGGGTGAGGGACAGCAGGTCAGCTCCTCTCAGGCGGGCACCTCAGGACGGCAGCGAGGAGTGGGTGACAAGGAGGCCCCAGCAGGCCACTGTGGCGCGGGAGTCCAGGAGCCGTACGGGTCAgctgccaggccccaggctggggtGCCAGGCACATCCGAGGACCAGGAGAGCGAGCCTGGCTGGGGGTGGCCCCCTGCACGCAAGGGGCAGGGGCCGAGGGTGAAATGGCCCGGACAGAAGGCACCGCCTGGCCCTTGGTCACACGGCTGCCACGGCCCAGAGAAGGGTCCCAAGGCAGCAGACACCTGCATCCAGCCTCGGGCATTCCGCCGACGTGTCCCAGGTTAGGTACCGCGGGGACCTGGGCAGCCCCAGCGGTCAGCCAGGCTCCGGCGCTGGAAGGGGCTGTCGTCATAGACGGGCGGCTGTCGGGCAGGCTGGGCCCTGCGCCACCGGGCCAGGCGGagcaggaggtggccctgggGCCGGCCTTGCGCCCGGGCCAGCAGCACTACCTGCTGGGCAGTCACGTGCGCCGCTGCGgccactgtgggcagtgggtCGTTCTTCAGCTGGCCCAGGTCTGCAGGAAACCGTGTctcaggcaggtgggaggggagccCAGGACGGCGCAGCCGCccatccccgccccccacctgtcACCTCCAGGACCCTGGGGAGCCAGCTCCTCACCCTGGAGCAGGGAGTCCAGTAGGTCCTGGGTGACACGGCTGGGGCTGGCATGATGGACGAGGAAGCCTGTGGAAGCAAACCTGTGAGTGGGGAGTGGGGCTCAGTGCCCAGGGCACGGGCGGAGACCCCACGTGGCCCAGGCCTGCCTCACCGGTGAGCACGGTGGCCGCCCGCCGCAAGGGGTCCTGGGGACTGCGCAGGTagccctgggcctggctcagGAAGTGGTGCACGTGGCTGGGGTGTCGCTGGACCTGGGGACAGAAGTgattggggcgggggggggcattCCTACATGGGGAGGTAGCACAGCTGAATCCAAAGGTCCCCCAGGAGCGGCCGGGAAGGGCAAGGTGCCAGGCTTCACCCCGCCAGTGTTGCCGGCAAAGCGGGCAGCCGGCCACGCCCCCATCACGAGCTCCCCCTACTGACCAGGCGGTGGCAGACGCGGTTTAGGGCCTCGGGGCTGTCGTAGTGGGCCACAGTGACCACCTCCTCCAGCAGGCCCCAGCGCAGGGCCTGGTCACAGCGGGCCAGCGTCCACTCTGAGCTCTGGCACAGGGCaagggggcaggggtgtgggccCAGGAAGCGGCATCCGCCGCGGGGTCGGGGCGGAGGAGCCCTGGGGGCGTCCCTGCCCGGGACGGGGTAGGCGCTGACCTCAGCGGCGTCCCGGCTGGGGTCGTGCAGACGCAGCAGCAGAGGCACCAGACTCCGCAGCACCAGCTTCCGCAGGGGCCCGCGCAGCCCCACCTGAAGCCCGCCCCGGCCCCGACGCACCAGCGTCCCAAGGAGGCCCATCGCCGAGGCGCGCACCGAGTCCCGGGCCTGAGGGCGAGACCTGGTCACTTGGAGTGGCAGCCAAGGGTGGGAGGGGCGGCCGGAGCGCGGCCAGGagggtggggctcctggctgggggcGGCCCTGCCCGGGGCGCGACCCTGGGGAAGGGGCCGGCCCACGGCGCGCCGGGGAAGGGGTCGGGGTGGGAACGtcggtggggcggggccggggagtgCGCCCGCAGTGAGGGGAAGCGCCCGTGGGGGCGTGGTGggggcaggcggggcgggggcggggcgttGCTCACGTCGTCCAGCAGCGGGGGGAGGCGCGAGCCCAGCTCGGAGCTCAGGAGCCGCACGGGTGCCCGCGGCCGCAACAGGAGCCTCCGCAGCGCGCCCAGCGCCGCGCACACGAGCCGCGCGTCGCCCTCGCCCAGCGCGCCCAGGagcgccggcagcagcgtgctCCCGTGCCGCACCTGCGGGGACAGACACTCGCGAGCCCTCGCGgagccgcccggccccgcccggcccgTGCCGGCCCCGCCCTCACCTTCCCGCGATTGAGCGCCAGGTGGCCGAGGCCGAGCAGCCCCAGCCAGCGCACGGTGGGCTCGGGGTCTTGTTGCCAGGTTCGGAGCCGCTCCAGGATGGCCTCCTCCCGCAGCAGCTGTGCGGTGGGCCGgctctgcagcagctgggccagggacGCGAGGTCAGCGCGCTCTGGGTCCCGGACAGTCCCCCGTCAGCCCTCCCCAGCCACTGGGGAGGCCGGCTCACCCCAGTGAAGAAGGCCATGGCCGTGAGGCGCTGCGGGACGTCGGCGCTGCGCAGCCGGGGCAGCAAGTCTGCGAAGAGGCCTCGCAGGTGGTGGTCGGCGTGCGCCACCATGGCACTGGGGTGGGGCGGGAGTGGGAGCTCTCCCTCCGCTTGGGCGCCTCACCCCTGGAGAAGGCCCTGCCCCgccaccctcctgcccctgcctcgtCCCCCGCCCCTAGCTCCGACCTGGCCGGCGGCGATCCTCTCCTCACCTGGCCAGCAGCAGGACGCCCTCCAGGTGGGTGTGGGCTCCCACCAGCCTCCTCCAACCTCCCGCCTGCTCCATGCATGTGACCACCATGCGGCCTCCATCCCCAGTGAGCAGGGCCTTCAAGGCCTCCACAGCGCAGCTGGAGGTGGGGGCGGTGGGCAAATAGCCAGTGAGGACCTAGAGGtctccggccccgcccctccttgTCCAGGTGTCACCTCTCACCTGGCGTGGCTGTGCGGTGGCCCTCGGTGAGTCGGGGCCCAAACCTTAGGGGAGTCGGGGGAGCGCGCGCCCCGGGCCAGCTGGTGCAGCTGCGTGACCAGCGCGAGTAGCAGGTGTGGGTAGAAGCCCCGCGTGGCTCCCACACAGCCTGACACGGCCAGCATCTCCCCGAGCGCCCGCGTGGCCTGCAGAACAAGCCGCCGACTCAGCTGCGGGGAGCGCTCAGAGCTGCCTGGGGCGTCGGCGGGGCGGAGCGCCTGCCTAGGGCTGGGCGCGGGGTTTTCCGCGGCTCAGCCCGTGCCGCTCGCCCCGCATCAGCACCGGACTCTCCGGCCCCCGGAGGAGGCGCGGGCCACCTACCGCCAGCGCCTCCAGCTCGCTCCCCGTGGCGCGCTTCAGCGCCCACAGCAGTTGCACCAGCACCTGCCCGTTTACGCGCTGGTTCCGGCTTAGGCTTCGCCACAGGTCGGCCGCcgccctggggtgggagtgggggctggggtgagACCGGCGCCGGTGCCCAGGCTGCGGGGTGGAGGCAGCCACGAGGCGCCCCGCAGCGGCACGGCTCCAGATCGGCAGCCGCAGTGAAATAAACCTGGCATTAGATGACTTCTCCCCGGGGAATCCACCCAGGAGTCAACACCCCAGCTGGTCTCCCCGGCCGTccgaggttgggggtggggggaggccctgCCTGCCGCCAGGCACCAAGCGGGAAGGCGGAAGGAAGCCGCCGCGTGGGGGCCGCGAGGGCGGATTACCGGTCTGGAGGCAAGGAGCGCGGCAGCAGTGCGCACACCACGTCTTGCGCGTGCTCCAGGGCCAGCGCGCTCAGCACCCGCACGGCCGCCCGCCGCGGCCTCCCCTCGGCCAGGCTGGGCACCTGCGCCAGCAGCCCACGCACCAGGGTGTGCACCTAGcgtgggagggggcagagggcagaggtcagCGACCAGGCCAGCTGGACCCTAGCACACTGCCCGCGGGGCCAGCATTCCACCGGGTCCCGCAGGCCTTTCTGAAGTGGGCGTGGCATCAGGCTGCGCTCCCACCCCCACGGTGGAGGGCCCCTGTCTGGGGTAGGAAGGGGCTGACCTGGTCGTCCAGGCGCTGCCCCCGGGCCTCCAGGGCCGAGGACAGGGTGAGCGCCGTGGCCTGGGTCCCCGCAAAGCCGGCCTCCTCCAAGCAGGCAGCCGTGTACAGCGCGAGGTCAGCGAGAGCCCCTTCATCCCAGGACCCCTTTGGGGAAGGGGATGCCGAGGacaggctggggctgcaggaaACCTCCGAGCTCTCCTGCTGTCCTCGCCTGCCCCTTTTCTGGCGTCCCGCAAAGTCCCGGcgctctgcagcccccacctccagcccaagGGAGCTGGCAGGCCACCCGTGACTCCCAGGCACAACCCTCTCAGCTCACCTGGTAGGGGCCCTCGGGGGCCGGCTCTTGGGTGCCGTGGGGGGAGCAGGGCTCACTGCCGACGCCGAGGGCTGATGCTCCACTTTCCTGCTCAGcctcaggggtgggggtggcagcctGGACCTCAGCTTCGGCTTCAAgctcctggggctgaggctgggggcctGTGGGAGGGGGTCCCGGGCTCTGCTCCTGGCTGGCCCGGATCCCTTCAGCCAGAGCTGTCAGACTTAGGGCCCCCACAGGGGCACCCCGGGCCCGGCCCCACACGCCCCCAGCCATGGCTGCCCAGCCAGCAgcacctgtctctgcctctcccaggaaGTCGTGTCCAGACCTGACCTAGATGTGGCCTGGGGCGGGCCCATGGGCAGGCGTGGTGCGAGTGTGTGCTGGGGAACCAAGTGGGTGTGCCCCCCGTGGAGCCTGCTGTGGCCTTGCAAAGGCCAGTCCTGCCCAGGCTGCTGGACTGGAGTGGCCAGCCTGGCACCACCCACCAGCCCTCGGAAGGGGCAAGATCCCAGGGAGAGGGCAGacacaaagaggaggaggaggaggaggaagggccctCAACCTGGGCTGCAAGCCCATCTTGGCCGAggggtccaggggcccaggggcccagtcCTGAGCAGAGGCCTCGCCAGGTCCAGCCCTGAGGAAGCAGTGAGGGCCGGCTATGCCTGTCCAGCCGCCTGCATTCCAGTCCAGCCAGATGTGTTGGGCACGAGCGTGACTGTGTGAACGGTCAGCGGCTTGTGCGTCTCTGACCTtgggcagcctgggggtggggccatCAAGGCGAGAGGAGCTGCTGCCCCTCGAGAGCTCCTGCAGGTGCCCACCGGCACCGCCGCAGCGCCTGCCATGGCCGGACCCTAGGAGCACACAGCCGAGGCTGATGCCCTGTGGCTGCCCGGGACGGGGTGCTCTCTCCAAACTCCCGCTCCCCAGGGTTGGCCTGACCAGCCCTCTGCCCTAAATCTCCACCTTCCATCCTCACCCAAGCACGCAgtgggccctgcccagccctgagcacTGGGGAGCCTGCTGATCTGGTCTGGCAGAATACCCAGGCAAGCAGAAGTGCTCCCGGAAGCACCCCGGATGGCTGGCATCCGCCATGTCCTGGCCCGCAGCCTCCACTTGCTGCCAAGCCCAGAACCCCTCTCCCACGCGTTCCTTCCGAAGCCCAGGTTGCCAAAGCCGGCGATCTCCAAGCTCACCACCAAGGTGGGGCCGGGCCATGCTCACTGGGCGCGGGGCTGACCTGGGACCCACTGAGCCAGCTCCTGGAGCCTGCGTGTCATCGTGCCCCATCCCCCTTCCCTAGGATGCTTGTTGGTCAGAAGCCGAgctcccaggccagggccagggtgtACAGGGCAGGCAGCTGCAAAGTGGCAGTAGACGCCTTGGCTTGGGGGACTTGAGATGTCCCCACCGACACTGGACAGTGCCCTTGGCAGCTGTGGGAGCCTGGGCCCGCCTTGGCTCGGGGGACTGGAGATGTCTCCCCGACACTGGACAGTGCCCTTGGCAGATGTGGGAGCCTGGATTCGCATTGGCTTGGGGGACTTGAGATGTCCCCACCGACACTGGACAGTGCCCTTGGCAGATGTGGGAGCCTGGATTCGCTTTGGCTCGGGGGACTTGAGATGTCCCCACCGACACTGGACAGTGCCCTTGGCAGATGTGGGAGCCTGGATTTGCTTTGGCTCGGGGGACTTGAGATGTCCCCCTGACACTGGACAGTGCCCTTGGCAGATGTGGGAGCCTGGATTCACATTGATTGGTTCAGGGGACTTGAGATGTCCCCCCGACACTGGACAGTGCCCTTGGCAGATGTGGGAGCCTGGGCCATGCTTGGACCCTCTGTGAGacacacccctccccagcctgcctctAGCAGGGGCAGCTCTTCTGCAGTCATTCCCCAGGTTCAAAGCTCTCCCTCGACCATGGCTCTGGCCTGCTCCAGCGTCAGATCCGGCTCCCCACGGCTCAGCCTCCGGAGCCTGGGATGTGGCCGGGATGCCTTTCTGCACTCAGCCTGGGCCGTGTCtcccctcagcccagccctggagaccTTGGGGGGGACGAGTGTGCGGCGGCTGGGAGAACAAATGACACGGGACACGTGGGGGCCAGCGAGCGATCGTGCTGTTTCCAGAAATCCCCCTCGCCTCCGACTTTCACGGGGAGCCCCTGGCGCTCAGACTGTCCACCAGGGCCTGAAGCTTTTCGGACAGCGCCAcctgcaggaggggaggagaggctgtGGCTGGCTGTGGGGCGGAGGGCATACAGGGAGGCCGCAACCCACGGCCCTCGGCCCACCTGGTACAGCTCAGGGCCGTGCAGCCGCCTGTGTGCCGGGCCAAGGCGGCTCAGGGACAGCTGGGCGAAAGCTCGCGACTCGGCCAGGGACGGCAGCGGCTGGCACAGCTGCAGGAAGGGCAGGGTCAGGGGCCGGCTCCGGTGCGGCTCGGCTGAgctcggggggcgggggggcagtcACCTGTCCCTTCTGCACCCAGAGTTGCAGCAGTGGCTCCACCTGGGCTGGTGTCACCGTGCAGGGCTCCCGGGCCCCTCGAGGCCACACCCTCagctcctgcccagcctggggcGGCGGCTCTTCGGCCAACTGCAGCACGTCCGACAGCAGGGCCCCTGGGTGTGTGAGGGGCGAGAGCGACATGGTGAGGGGGGCTCAGGGCTCTTAAGGGGGAcatggagggtgggagggggctcaCCGTCAGCACCCAGGAGCCGGAAGGCAGTCTTGCTGCCCGGCAGCGTCTGCTTCTCAGGGTCCTCCGTGAGCTTCATTCGAGGCTGGCCCCCCACGGACACCAGCTGCAGGGACAGGCTGCTGCGACGACGGCTGGGCCCAGACCCCACCACCCCCCGCCCGCCGGCCGCCGGCCCCACCTTGTAGACGCAGCCCAGGGAAGGCTGTCGGGGGCAGGTGACCACGCTGGTGCCGATGCCGATGACGTTTACCTCACTGCCCTGGGAGAGGCGGGGTGACACTGAGGCCCGCCAGGACCCAGGCGGGGCCCCCCTGTGCCTACGCCCCCCGCACCCACCTCCTGGGCCAGCCGGGCCAGCTCCTCCTCGTCGACGTTGTTACTGACTGTGATGCACAGCCGCTCCAGCCAGGGCACCTGGAAACTGCAGCGCGGGAGACGGCGCAGCTCCTGAGTGACCCTGacccccctccccggcctcaCCCACGCTCCTCTCCACCAGggtccctccctgccccgcccgcccagcccagctccccagggGGTCTCCCAGCAGCCCCGAGCCCTGGTGGGGGGCACTCACTGAGCGGCAGTGGTCCGCAGGACCCCACGGACCTCCCGGGCCTGCTGAAGGAGGTCACCGCTGTCCAGCCTCACTCCCACTGCCCGGTAGCCCAgctcccccagggccagggcaacCGCCAGGAAGTTGGGGAGGCCGCTCCTGCAGGCACAGACGAGAGGCTGGGGGGCTGCAGCTGCCCAGCCGAGCCCACCCTGGGGGCAGGGTCTGTGGCTCACCTCCGCACGCTGTAGGAGTCCagcaggccctggaaggcccGGGGAAAGGCCAGGGCGTAGGCCACGAAGGCGGCTCGCTCCCCGGGGTgcggctcctgcacccccagctCCAGGTGGGCGCACACACGCGCCAGCCACACCTCCGCACGGGCAGCCAGGTCCACCCCAGGTCCctccccagcagctggggccaACATCTGTAGAGAGGTGGTCAAGGCGGGATGGGCCCTGCCCGCTCCAGCTGGAGGGCAAAGGTGCCAGCTCCCCGAACAGTCCTGGCCCCTGTCCAGGCGGCAGCCACTGCGCgcacagctgggcctggcccagccctcccggGGCATAGGCCGCCCTCGGGGTTTGCACTGCGATTGGGAAGGCGACTGACCGGGTCAGGGGGCACCTCATTGCCCGCAAAGGAGGTGACGAACGAGTGGGCCAGGGTCCCGGTCACGGGCACCCCCCGCAGCTGTCCGGCAAGCACATTGCTGCTGCTGTCGAAACCTGGGCAGGGAgttgggtggggttggggggccgcctccctccccagccactgctgccctctctctcctggggCTCTCACCGCCCAGGTAGCTGTAGGTGGAGGCCGTGAGGCCGCCGTCTGGGCCCTGAGCCCGCCGCAGACCCATCTCCATCAGCCGCTTCTCTGGTCCTGCGATCAGCCGAAGCCGTGCAGCACTGGTGGCCACGAGGCTGCAGGGAGCCGGGGTCAGGCAACCCAGGAAGCCACCCAGGTGGGCAGTTCCAAGCCCCGgagccccacctcccccaggccctgcaaaGCAGGAGCGGCAGGACCCTCGCGCTTCCGGGGGCCCCACCTGGCGTAGCCCACCAGGTAGAGGAGCGGCGTCTCCAACAGCTGCACCACCAAGAGCGGCCCAGACACCCGCAGCAGCGGCACCTGCGGGGAGCCCGTCAGCTGCgcgcgccacccccccccccaactcaggGTCGCCTCCTCCGCCCTCTGGCCCCGCACTCACGCCCGGGAAGGCGAGGGAGCCCTCGGGCAGGGCCCGCACCGTCACCCCGGAGCAATCGAGGGCCCGAAGGTGCTCGAAGAACGCGGGGTCCGTGTCTGGGGGCAGCGCCGAGGCCAGGAAGCGCACGTCTGCGGGCGACAAGGCGCCGACGCGGTGGGCGGGGGACGCGGGGACGCGAGGGGCGCGCGGCGCGGGAGCTCGGGCCGCGGCGGGTACCTGCGTCCCGCAGGCGGAAGGCGCGCAGCAAGCGCACGCAGTCGCGCAGCCCCGCGAACAGCGCGAAGGCGCCGCCGAAGGGGCAGCGGCGGAAGAAGAGCTCGAACTCGGCGGCGTCGCGCGCCCGGCCCGCGCGCCAGTAGCCCAGCGCCATGGTGACCTGGTAGAGGTCCGTGAGCAGCGGCCGCGCGGCGGCCAGCGCCTCCAGGTCCCCCTCGGCGGCCATGTCGCCCCGCTGCCCTCaggccgcccggccccgccccggcgccgCGTGACGCGCCCGGGCCAATCGCGCGCTCCGCGGACCCAAAGCCACGGGGACTCCCAAGACGAGACACCTGGGAGCGACCTACCGCCCTTTCGGGCGAggggtggagcagccggcacaggTTCCCCAAGGGGCGGGAAGGGGCTGGGCCTCGGGACACACCGCGCCCAGGAAGTTGTGAGTGGCATTTGGCCACCACAGATGGCACTATAGGTTCTTCGGGCCACTGGCCCAGGGTGGTGGCCTTGGCGGGGTCGCGCACTCCAGGCCCCGTGGGAAATGCTGGGGGGCCGTTTGTCCCCCTGAGGCTGGCTAGGGCTCCTGGGGTCACTCACTCCACAATCACCGAAATGCCAACCTAGGTGAGCGGCCATGGGCACAGTGGGACCACAGCTGGCCGCACAGGCGGGGGGCCGGGTCCCTGCCAGGGAAGGGCCTTGTTTCCAGGGCTCCAGCACTAAGGACACAGCGTGGACTGCATCCTGGGGGCCCTGCAGAGGGCTCAGGCCCGGGCCACGTGATGGCAGGGGGCCCCAGGCACCTCCCCGCCCACAGCCGCAGCTCCCGCGGGGCCAGGAGACAAGGGCTGGCTAGATCTGGTCTTGGACTCCACCAGCTTGGACGCAGTCacgggcagggggcagaggcggGGCCCTGCCAGCTGTGGGGAGGCGGCGAGGGGACAGCAGAGGCCTGGCAGGACACGCCACGGAATGACAGGACAGGAGCCAGAGTGCCAGAATCTGTCTTTAATCACTGGAGGGCCCCCCACGTCAGATCTTGTTGAACGCTGCAATGTCCACACTCTGCacctggggacaggcaggggcgGCGGTCAGGGCGGGGcggctcctggggggggggggagccggcCCTGCCCGCCCA
Above is a genomic segment from Oryctolagus cuniculus chromosome 6, mOryCun1.1, whole genome shotgun sequence containing:
- the NAPRT gene encoding nicotinate phosphoribosyltransferase isoform X2, which gives rise to MAAEGDLEALAAARPLLTDLYQVTMALGYWRAGRARDAAEFELFFRRCPFGGAFALFAGLRDCVRLLRAFRLRDADVRFLASALPPDTDPAFFEHLRALDCSGVTVRALPEGSLAFPGVPLLRVSGPLLVVQLLETPLLYLVGYASLVATSAARLRLIAGPEKRLMEMGLRRAQGPDGGLTASTYSYLGGFDSSSNVLAGQLRGVPVTGTLAHSFVTSFAGNEVPPDPMLAPAAGEGPGVDLAARAEVWLARVCAHLELGVQEPHPGERAAFVAYALAFPRAFQGLLDSYSVRRSGLPNFLAVALALGELGYRAVGVRLDSGDLLQQAREVRGVLRTTAAHFQVPWLERLCITVSNNVDEEELARLAQEGSEVNVIGIGTSVVTCPRQPSLGCVYKLVSVGGQPRMKLTEDPEKQTLPGSKTAFRLLGADGALLSDVLQLAEEPPPQAGQELRVWPRGAREPCTVTPAQLCQPLPSLAESRAFAQLSLSRLGPAHRRLHGPELYQVALSEKLQALVDSLSARGSP
- the NAPRT gene encoding nicotinate phosphoribosyltransferase isoform X1 → MAAEGDLEALAAARPLLTDLYQVTMALGYWRAGRARDAAEFELFFRRCPFGGAFALFAGLRDCVRLLRAFRLRDADVRFLASALPPDTDPAFFEHLRALDCSGVTVRALPEGSLAFPGVPLLRVSGPLLVVQLLETPLLYLVGYASLVATSAARLRLIAGPEKRLMEMGLRRAQGPDGGLTASTYSYLGGFDSSSNVLAGQLRGVPVTGTLAHSFVTSFAGNEVPPDPMLAPAAGEGPGVDLAARAEVWLARVCAHLELGVQEPHPGERAAFVAYALAFPRAFQGLLDSYSVRRSGLPNFLAVALALGELGYRAVGVRLDSGDLLQQAREVRGVLRTTAAHFQVPWLERLCITVSNNVDEEELARLAQEGSEVNVIGIGTSVVTCPRQPSLGCVYKLVSVGGQPRMKLTEDPEKQTLPGSKTAFRLLGADGALLSDVLQLAEEPPPQAGQELRVWPRGAREPCTVTPAQVEPLLQLWVQKGQLCQPLPSLAESRAFAQLSLSRLGPAHRRLHGPELYQVALSEKLQALVDSLSARGSP
- the NAPRT gene encoding nicotinate phosphoribosyltransferase isoform X3, which codes for MEMGLRRAQGPDGGLTASTYSYLGGFDSSSNVLAGQLRGVPVTGTLAHSFVTSFAGNEVPPDPMLAPAAGEGPGVDLAARAEVWLARVCAHLELGVQEPHPGERAAFVAYALAFPRAFQGLLDSYSVRRSGLPNFLAVALALGELGYRAVGVRLDSGDLLQQAREVRGVLRTTAAHFQVPWLERLCITVSNNVDEEELARLAQEGSEVNVIGIGTSVVTCPRQPSLGCVYKLVSVGGQPRMKLTEDPEKQTLPGSKTAFRLLGADGALLSDVLQLAEEPPPQAGQELRVWPRGAREPCTVTPAQVEPLLQLWVQKGQLCQPLPSLAESRAFAQLSLSRLGPAHRRLHGPELYQVALSEKLQALVDSLSARGSP
- the NAPRT gene encoding nicotinate phosphoribosyltransferase isoform X4, which codes for MLAPAAGEGPGVDLAARAEVWLARVCAHLELGVQEPHPGERAAFVAYALAFPRAFQGLLDSYSVRRSGLPNFLAVALALGELGYRAVGVRLDSGDLLQQAREVRGVLRTTAAHFQVPWLERLCITVSNNVDEEELARLAQEGSEVNVIGIGTSVVTCPRQPSLGCVYKLVSVGGQPRMKLTEDPEKQTLPGSKTAFRLLGADGALLSDVLQLAEEPPPQAGQELRVWPRGAREPCTVTPAQVEPLLQLWVQKGQLCQPLPSLAESRAFAQLSLSRLGPAHRRLHGPELYQVALSEKLQALVDSLSARGSP